The genomic interval CACGAACGTCGCCGAGACGTCGATCACGATCGACGGCGTGACGGCCGTCGTGGACGGCGGCCTCAAGCGCGCCGCGGGGCACTCGCCGTGGTCGGGGCTGCCGACGCGCTCGACGGCGCCGATCAGCCAGGCCTCCGCGGAGCAACGCGCGGGGCGCGCCGGCCGCACCGGCCCGGGGCGCTGCCTGCGCCTCTACACCGCGCACGACCTCGCCTGCCGCCCGCGCTTCGACGCGCCGGAGATCGAGCGGGCCGACCTCGCCGACCTCGCGCTGCGCGTCGCCGCGTCGGGCGGAGCGGCCGGCCTGGAGTGGCTCTCGCCGCCGCGCGAGGAAGCGTGGCGCGCGGCCGAGGAACTGCTGCGCCGCCTGGGGGCGCTCGACGAGGAAGGGCGCCTCACGCGCGTCGGGCGCGCGCTGGCGCGCCTGCCGGTTCATCCGCGCGCGGCGCGGGTCGCGCTGGCGGCGGCGGAGCGGGGGGCGGCGTCGCGCGGGGCGGCGCTCGCCGCGCTGCTCGGCGAGCGCGCGCTGCGGCTCGAGGCGCGCGCGTTCGGCGGCGACGGCGCGGCGTCGCGCAGCGGCCCGTCCGACCTGCTCGAGGAACTCGACGCGCTGGATGTCGCCGAGCGCGCCGGCATGCGCGCCGACGCGCTGCGCCGCGAAGGGATCGACGCCGGGGCGGCGCGCCGCGCGGCGCGCGCCCGCGACCAACTGCTGCGGCTGATGCCCCGCGCCCTCGCCGACGCGCGGCGCGGCAAGGGAAACGGCGCGGAGGGCCCCGAGGCCGAGGCCGACGAACCGCTGCTGCGGGCGCTCCTCGCCGGCTTCCCCGACCGCGTGGCGCGGCGCCGCGCGGCCGGCTCGGCGGAGGTCCTGCTCGCCGGCGGGGGCGCGGCGCGGCTCGCGCCGACGTCGGTCGTGCAGCGCGCGGAGTTCCTCGTCGCGCTGGACGCGGAGGAGCGGCGCGGCCGCGGCGTCGTCGTGCGCGCGGCGAGCGCGGTCGAGCCGGACTGGCTGCTGGAGATGTATCCGGGGCGGATCGCGGCGCGCGCGACGGTCCGCTTCGACGCGCGCCGCGAGCGGGTCGAGGAGACGGAGGAGCTGGTCTACGACGGCCTGGCGCTCGACGCCGCGCCGCGCGGCGGCGCGCCGAGCGCGGCGGCGGAGCAGGCGCTCTTCGACGCGGCGCGCGGGCGCGGGATCGATGCGTTCTGCGATCCGGGGGAGGCGGCGCGGCTGCGCCGGCGGATCGAGCTCGCCGCCGCGGCGGACGCGCGCGTCGCGCCGCTCGACGACGCGCGCCTCGAGGCGGCGCTGCGCGCGCTCTGCGTCGGACGGCGTTCGTTCGAGGAGCTGCGCGCGGCCGACCTGCTCGGCGAGCTGCGC from bacterium carries:
- the hrpB gene encoding ATP-dependent helicase HrpB: MPPEANQPLPIDPHLPALLDALRARGAVVLTAAPGAGKTTRAPRAMLEAEWGTRGEILVLEPRRIAARLAARRVAQEIGEEVGGRVGYQVRFEDRTGPRTRLIFLTEGILPRRLAADPELRGVAAVVLDEFHERGLDGDFCLAALRRLRRGARPDLAVVVMSATLDAAPAAAFLDAASIEAPGRAHPVAIEHDRLPDDRPLERRVAAAAERLIDGEERGDLLVFLPGAAEIRRAAEALAPLAERRGLLIAPLHGDLPPEEQDRAVAPNERRKVILATNVAETSITIDGVTAVVDGGLKRAAGHSPWSGLPTRSTAPISQASAEQRAGRAGRTGPGRCLRLYTAHDLACRPRFDAPEIERADLADLALRVAASGGAAGLEWLSPPREEAWRAAEELLRRLGALDEEGRLTRVGRALARLPVHPRAARVALAAAERGAASRGAALAALLGERALRLEARAFGGDGAASRSGPSDLLEELDALDVAERAGMRADALRREGIDAGAARRAARARDQLLRLMPRALADARRGKGNGAEGPEAEADEPLLRALLAGFPDRVARRRAAGSAEVLLAGGGAARLAPTSVVQRAEFLVALDAEERRGRGVVVRAASAVEPDWLLEMYPGRIAARATVRFDARRERVEETEELVYDGLALDAAPRGGAPSAAAEQALFDAARGRGIDAFCDPGEAARLRRRIELAAAADARVAPLDDARLEAALRALCVGRRSFEELRAADLLGELRRGLGADARAALERAAPDAVRLPDGRTLRIEYEAGRPPWVASYLQDFFGLAEAPRVGGAPLVVHLWAPSRRPLQVTTDLASFWANHYPRLRQELMRRYPKHAWPEDPLAAPPRRFRRDHPR